In the genome of Shewanella denitrificans OS217, the window ACTATTTATGGCAGGCATCCTTTATCCCAGTGATGATGGCATGCAGCTAGTCACCCTGACTACATCACCAACGGATGAATGCCGACCCTACCATAACAGAATGCCGCTACTTATCGTTCCAAGTGATATTCTTTACTGGTTTCATTCAGAGCCCAAGCAGCTTGAACATCTGTTAATCAATAACCCTAGCAACATTATTAAGATATTAGCTGCTTAGCTAGCACTTTATCCGAGGTAAGCTTACCCAGTCTGTGGTGTATTGGGGGGTGAGTAGTTCACGGCGCATGCTCCACTTTTGTTCTATGCCTTGAGCCACAAGAAATAAGGTATCACGGCCATAGCGTTGATTCAGATTATCTAAAACCAACATCAATGAGGGGTTGGCTCTGGATGAACTGAATAAATCAAGTTGCCTGTGTTTATCACTTGCTAAGTCGATTAACCCAACCCCAATTTTGTAGTAACGAACGCCTTCACGGAACAGCTGTGTGGCGGCCTGTGTCATGGCTTTAGTTATTTCAGCGCTGCAGTTGGTTGGGCTTGCAAAATGAACTATGGCTTTGAAGCTTCTAGACTGCTCATCAAAGGGCGAGTTACTAGCAAATAACATCATAGTCTTACAACTTGAACCTTGAGAACGAGCCTTGGCGGCTGCGATACCCACATGCTTACTTAAAGCTTGAAGCAGTGAGTTATAATCGGTGATCCGTTCGCCAACGCTTCGAGTGCTGAATATCTGCTTCTTATCAGCTCTTGCTTCATCCCAAACCTTACATGCCTGGCCATTTAACTCACGAACGGTACGCTCTATCTCTATGCTGAATTGTTTTCTGGCTAAGCCTGCCGGCATATTAGCAAGGTCGAACGCAGTTTTGATGTTCATTAACTCAAGCTTTTTGCTTATTCTGCGACCAATCCCCCACACGTCCTCTGTCGAAAGTTGTTTTAGAATAGCTACTCGCTCATGGTCGGTATTGATTACACATACACCTTGATAACCCTCAATCTTCTTTGCCGCGTGGTTAGCAATTTTAGCCAGTGTGAGCGTCGCTGCTATACCAACACAGACTGGAAGGCGTACCTCTTTCCAGACCGCGCGGCGAATTAACTGGCCTTGTGTCTGCAGGCATTTAATAGCGGGATAGCAATGGGCAAAAGATAAGAAGCTTTCATCTATGGAATACACATGTTGTTCAGGAGCAAAGCGGCCAATAATACTCATCATCTTGCTCGATAAGTCGGCATAGAGCTCATAGTTACTAGAGCAAGCGATCACGCCTTGCTTAATGCAGAGGTTTTTAACTTTAAAGTAAGGTGAAAATTTAGGGATACCAAGTGCCTTGGCCTGACGATTAGCAGCCACAATACAGCCATCATTATTACTTAACACGATAATGGGCTTACCACGCCAGTCAGGGCGGAACACTTGCTCCGCGCTGCAGTAGAATGAGTTAGCATCAACAAGGGCAAACATTTACAGTTCTGCCAAAAGTGGGCTCTGGCGATGGCAACGAATGGAGCGAGTTACCACACCTTCAATCGAAAAGGTATCATAGTCATGAATAGCAACGGCTTGATATTGCTCATTAGAGGACAGTAGCAACCTTGACTTAGTATCGATGATCTTACAGACAAACTCGCCATTAAAATTGGCAACGATAACATCACCATTACGAGCCGTTTCATGGCGGTCAACAATCAACACATCACCATCAAAGATTCCTACATCTTGCATAGAGTCACCTTGGGCTAGCCCGATAAAGGTAGCACTAGGGTGAGTTACCAGAAGATCATCTAGACTTAGGCCGAGTTGATGGTACTCAGCTGCTGGGCTTTCAAAACCAGTAATACCAGCTCGAGCTGAAATAGGGATAACACGCATACACAACACCACTGTAATTATATACAGTAATTTTAGCAATTCTCGGCGAAACTGCAAGAACAGACTGGCTATGATGACGCTTTATCAAATGTCTACACTTCCATCTCCACAAATGGCAAGTCGGGTGCTGTGCCTAGCACCCTGCCGTCTTGCACGTAGATATGATCGCCGATGGTGGCGCTACCTATAGCACGTATTGTGTGGCCGCTGGCACTGCTGGCGGTGACTGTGCCATCGGCGTTGACGACATCTACTGTCATGATCATCCGTGGTAATACTAACGCTGTTTGAAGTTGTTTAAGCATGGTGCCTCGCTGGCTGTTAGCAGAGTTACGCAATTGAGCGGATCACGGTAATGGATTGTTCGATATTGATATCACCGCGTTCACTGACGCTGGCGCGGATACTCCAGCTATCACAAGTCCCTTTGAATACCTCAGTGCCTTCACGAATACCAATCAACATACCAGGTACTGCTGGGGGTAAATCGGCCATGACCGGCAGCGTCAAGTTGATATTAAGCTTATCTCCTGTATCGGCTAGGGCATTAGTGCCCGCGATGCGCGCGGCTTGGTTATCAACAATCAGCTGGGCACTGATATCGGCGGCAGGAATATTGCCCGCACTGCCAGTGCGTTTCACTTTCGCACTTATACCCTGCTGCTCACCGCGCAGCCACACCACATTACACAAAGGATTACGGGCTACTGTCTCGCTATAGTTAGTGATCACCGCATCGTGCAGGGTTAAATCAGGCACTGCGGTTGCCATCTGCCATGGCGCAGTTGGCCAGCGCGGAATGATAGTGAGCTTTCGAGCGGCATCATCGGCTAAGATCATGCAGCCAAGTTGCGTAGCAGCTTCATGGATGGCATCAATCGGTGACTTATTGCCAACGCTGAACGCGCCTGCGGGCACGGTAAAATCAGCAATGCCTTTAAGTTCAACTGTCCAGCCTGCGCTGCCAGCCCCCTGTTGCAATATGTCGCTAATAATACCGCCAAAACTTCGAGCAACCGCGTTGGTGTAGCTGATAGGCAGCAGATAAGGTGATGCTAATTCAGCGGCGCGTGAGCGGCCTGTGCTGCTATGGGTTTCACTGCCAAAGACCTTGCTAGCACTTGGCTGTTCAGCTATTACATAGAAATCGTAGCCATTGATAGTGATCAACAATAATTCATTGTGAGCCCGCTGGGCATCGATTCGGCTTGAAAACTCGATACTGACAGATTTAGCCCACTGACCACGGCTCTGGCTAATGCTGCAGCTTGAGATCACTATCGGTAAATTATCAAATACTCGTACGCATGTAATGGTTGGTTGCATAAGGTAGTACCTGCGGATTTGCGGTTCAATGGGGATTTTAAGATCAAGACTGGGCAAGCTTGGGTGAGCATCTATTAGGCCGCCACCATCGTCAAAACGGCACACTTTGGGCTCAATGGTAAAGCGCAGTGTTATAGGGCTTTGTGAGTTAGTCCAAGGCTCACCAAATCGCATAGTTATCTTGCCTGTTTGCGGAATATAGCGAGTCGAACAAATCCACTGTGGCTGATGCGGCCCCCAAGGCAGTGAATACTCAAACCCTCGTTGGCCCTTATAGCTGTAAGCTATTCCTTGGCAAATTTGAGTACCTGAGACCTGGCGCCAAAGCACGCTTGCAAGCTGCTCCTTTGGTTGTGATTGCGACCACTTGGCCACATTGACATTCATGCGCTGCAGCGGGGTTAACCAATCAAGCTGAGTGTGATTTTCATGTTGATTTGGAGTGGCCCAATGAACACTAAATTGCTGTTTATGTAATTGAGGTGTCAACCATGGCCAAGCCGTGATTTGTTGCGCTAAGCCTTTAGTGTGCCAAACAAGCCCATAGTCTTGATGATCTGCCGATTTACCGCCCCAAATAAGCGCTGTATCAAGTGCTATATAACGGCTTAATGAGTGTATAACTAGCTGATTATCAAGCCGCAGCCCCTTACCAATCCCTAATCCCAACTCAATGCCTATGCCCCCAAAACGAATGGGCGGCTCGGGTATAAGTTCACCCACAAAACGCAACTGCAGCGGCGAGGTGGCATTAGGCCAAGACTCATCAAATCTGAGTTCTAGCATGGCTTAATAACCAAGATTTACTGTGTGACTATCCACCAAAGGTAAGGTCACGCCATCGGCCACCTTAGCGTTATATTCTTGGTTATCATCAAGGATCATCACCAATACACCACTCAAGGCATAGGATGGGCGAACCAAGCATTTTACTTGGCCGCCTGCAGGCACTTCTTTTTGCCACAATAACTTTAATGAGGCGCGATCAATAACGGCAAAACGCTCGGCGGCGGGGTCGGCATCCAACTCAAGCAAGCCCATCATGTAGGGGGATTTTTCAAATATAGGGGCCGTTATTAGATTAGGCATACCAATCCCCTGTCGAAATCCAAAGATTGGACGCGCCAAGATGCGAAGTTGGCACTAGATAATAAAGGGTGCCGTTAAAGTCTTTTCTGAGCGGTAATAGCTCATCGGTGTAACCATTGAATGAGGATTGATATAGACCAGGCATAATCCCTCTAGCATAGGGGTGTAATGTACTCAGGTTATTGTTAACCCCTTGGGAATCTTCAAAATTAACCCCAGCGCCTTGAGGGCTATAGTATAGCTGGCGTATAGCTACTGGGCTCAGAAACTGCAAGTGGTTTGCGGGTGGCACAACTCTAATCGGTAAGGTGTGATAAACAGGGTACGGCATGTTTAACACCATTTGTTTGGGGTAATCACTGCCATCTGTTTGATGCATTTTACAGACCTTAGTATTATCGTTTAAATAAGTTAGTCCATCAGTCCAAGAGGGGTTGGCGGTAATGCTAGAGTCTGATTCTGATGGACCCATTACGGTTGTAAATCTAGTGGCGTCATTAGGGGTGAGGCTGTGAATATCGCCACAAAAAATACTGAGATAATGATAAGTGCTTTGTTGCACAGTATTCTTTGGCGAGTCACCATAAGTATAAATATAGAAACTGGCGGCTGTGGCAATGATTACCCAGTGTTTAACGTAATAACCCGAGCCAAACATACAGCGCCAACCTGCCGCGTTAACGGTTGCCCAATCAGGATTGATAGACGTAAGAAAAGGGGCCGATTGAAAATTAACAACCCCTCTTACAGTATCACCGGCACTTCTTGGCCAGAATTTAACAAAGCTACCTGATGCTAATGAAGTCGAATTTCTAAATACAATTTGCTGCGTTGGGGCATCTTCAAACGCCACCGACCAGCCAGCCGCTGCCTTGCTACCATAGCCTGTGACTAGGCATTTCTTCAATACGTTAATAAGCTCTGATGGCTTCATCCCCTCTGTGAACTGTGGCGCTCCGGCATCGTCTGAACGATAAACTGTAACTGGTAACCCCATGCTATTGACTCCTGAGTATGATTATTACGACTCGTTACCGCGAAACGCCAACACGGCTTTATCTGTGGTGATTTGGCTATGCCCTGCCTGTGTAATGCGAATGGGCATGATGGGTTTGGCTGCAGCATAAGTGTTGAAACGTATGGCTTCGCCTATATTCCAACCGCCGCCAAACGCAGCGGCCCGAATAACAAAATACGGGGCATTGGTTTGGGGGTTAATGGGGGAAAAGTCGTTTAACACATCACCGGTGGCGATTTGGCCAAGGCGTCTACCCACACAGCGAAATGATGTTGTTGAGTTAAAAATAAGTACCCAATCTTCATTTACTGCAGTACGGTTATTCACTTCAATGGGGTAATCGACCGTGTTTAGGTTGCCGGTGGCAGGGGTACCGTCTTGGGTCCAGTTATTGGCCCAAGCAGTCATATCGCGAACGCTGCCTACCCGGGCTTGTAAATCCCCTAAAATCTGCACACTGGCCACCGTACTATTGATGGGGTATTGCTGAGTTAAATTACCGGCTAAAGTAATGAGGTTATCACTGAGCGCTGTCACTAAGCCCAACTCGCCTATGGTGTCGCTTAAGATAAAGGGCGCAGTAAAGCCGCTAAAATCACTGTTTAATGTGACTGTGCCAGACGCTGTATCCACAGTGAAGTTATCATTGGTGGGCGTCCATAAACTCAAGCCTGTTGCATCGGTAATATCAACAAACCGCGCCCCTTGGCGAATGTTATGCACCTGTGCGGCGGCTGGAGTTGGAATAGCTTGATACTGGCTGTGCTGAATGGCCACAGTACCCCAAACCCTAAAGCCATCCACTATGCCGTTATTAGGCACCCGCAGCGGGTTTAATCCATAAATATCTGCAGGGGGTAAGTTTCGCACTTGCTCGGTAATGTCATAGGTTAAGGTATTGAGTTTCACGGGCTGAGTGAAACTCAAGGTCACCAAACCATTGTCCAAGGTACCGCTAACCCCTGCCCCAGTAATGACGCCGTTTGCATCGCTGCTGGCACTGACTAAAGTGTCAGTGGCTGAAAGTACCTGCAGGTAAAAAGTCTCTAATATAGGGGTGGTGGCATTGAGGCTAAAAACGGCATTGCTGACGGGGGTGTTTTCAGTGACTAATGCGTTAAATGTGAGCCCTGAGAATCCCGCTTCAAGGGTGATGACTCCTGCCGCATAATCGACAATACCCACTCTAGTATCCCCATTCACATAAATACTGCCATCACGCTCGACAAAGGTATAATTGCCGCCGTTCAGTATCACTTTGCCATCAAGCGAACCTAGCACCAATTGTTTTGCTGCAGGAAATGCATCTGCGTTGTCATAGTTTTGATAGTGGCTGCTTGAGATATAGCTCAAAGAGATATTGCTGTTTATGTCTGGTTTACGGGCCAAGGTCACACTGACTTTATCTGTCGCCACCACAATCACTGCATCGACCGTGCCAAAGATTTCACCGCCTGATTTAAAGCTCACTTTTGGCGAGTAATCCACATTCTGGTTTTCCCCTTGCAGCACATCGGTTAAATCAAATTGATAGCTTTGGGCTTCACTGGCCACTTGGGATACGGTTTTAGGTAACACGCCATTGGCCGCTAAACTAATGCCGCTTTTTGTCTGCTCACTTAATACCACAGGCAAAAGATTTTTCTTGGTCGCTTCGACCGCTAGGGTTTTGCTGCTGGTTGCGCTAGTGAGCTTAGTCACGCCATGAAACTTAAGCGGGCTTGCCTCATTAACAAGGCGCAGCTTAGTACAGTTATTATCACCATTAATATTGACGTGACTTTCTGGCGTGGCGCGGGACATTGGCGGCTCAAACACCACATTACCCGCACTGTTACCAGGCGCAAAAAGTTGCACCACCTTGGCGTAATGCACAAATCTTGGATAGGCTGTATCTTCATTGCCTGAGTACTCCACGCTAATGGCAATCACTTGGCCCACTCTAAGCTGAGTGTAAACCCGATATTCACGGTTATTTAAGGTTTTAACGCTGGTTAAATAATCTTGGCTAAAGTTGTTTTGATTGGGTAAGAAGCCTGGGCCGCCCGAGCGAAATAAAGAGCCTGCTGTTACTGAGGATTCAATGATTTCTTTCATGTCTGTCATGCGGTCGCTATCATCAAGCGAGTCAGCTTCTACCAACATCAAAGACACTAAGGGATCCGTTGGCGCTTCACTGATAAACACATGGGCATCGAGTAAAGTTGAGGTGTCTTGAGTGTCCAATGCGGGATAGCATTTCACGATATCAATCGCCGATTGGGCATGGTCAATGTCGCTGATGGCTCGAAACAACTCATTGAGCTTGCCTGACTGGACAAAGTTGCGAGTGCGCTGGCCCCCTGCATCATCACTGGCGCCGAGTAATTCTGGCTTGGCTATCTTCAAATCTTGGCGGGTAATTGTCATAGTGAACCTGTTATAGAATTAGAAACTTTAGGACCACATTGGTGAGGTGCTCAAACCCACCCACTTGGTCAAATAGATCAACTCCACCTACTGCGGTGCCTGCGGTGTTGTCCCAAATAACGTTGTAGCTTGTGCCTTCGTGCAGCAACGTAAAGCTAGCTAACTGGGTGGCTGCATGGGTTTGTAATTGCTCAAACTCACTCCGTGATAACCAACCATTTTGCGTACCTAGCTCCATTGCGATGCCTGCTTGTATGGCCGTTTGCTGCACTAATGGCGCACCGTTTAGGGCACGTTTCATGTTTGCAGCAACCCGTGGCGTATTGTTGCGATTGAGCCACAGAAGCGGCTCAGATAGCGTAATGCTGTCGATGATTGTCATAGACATTACTCGATGTTGTTAAATAGCTAGCCGCCAACGGATTGCAGGCGTTTGATCTCGTTCATCAACTCATTCACTATGCTCCGCTTGACCTGCGCATCAAACGTGCTGTTACCTACTTGCAGCTGCAATATTACGATATCGCTACTGTTTGCGGCCGTTATGATTCTTGGCTGAGTTTGGGTTGTCGCATTGGTTGGCACAGAACTGAAGGAGGGCTGCTGTTTAGTGGTGGTAGTAGCATCAATAATGGCTTGCTTGTCGTTGGCGTCTTTCTGGGCTTTTATTTCAAGATCTTGGGCCTTTTTTAGATCGCTCATGCTTTTTTGCAGCTTAGTGACTAACTGGCTATTACCATAGGCTTGAGCCTTAGCAATTAAGCCATCTATCTCTTTTATTTCACTGGCAAACTTACGCTTAATGACATCCTTTTCGTTACCCAATGCCGTATCTAAACGATCTTGAATATCCAAGGTGGTCGCATTAATGTCATCGGCCAAATCTTGGAACTTAGCACGCGCGTT includes:
- a CDS encoding Y-family DNA polymerase; its protein translation is MFALVDANSFYCSAEQVFRPDWRGKPIIVLSNNDGCIVAANRQAKALGIPKFSPYFKVKNLCIKQGVIACSSNYELYADLSSKMMSIIGRFAPEQHVYSIDESFLSFAHCYPAIKCLQTQGQLIRRAVWKEVRLPVCVGIAATLTLAKIANHAAKKIEGYQGVCVINTDHERVAILKQLSTEDVWGIGRRISKKLELMNIKTAFDLANMPAGLARKQFSIEIERTVRELNGQACKVWDEARADKKQIFSTRSVGERITDYNSLLQALSKHVGIAAAKARSQGSSCKTMMLFASNSPFDEQSRSFKAIVHFASPTNCSAEITKAMTQAATQLFREGVRYYKIGVGLIDLASDKHRQLDLFSSSRANPSLMLVLDNLNQRYGRDTLFLVAQGIEQKWSMRRELLTPQYTTDWVSLPRIKC
- a CDS encoding LexA family protein gives rise to the protein MRVIPISARAGITGFESPAAEYHQLGLSLDDLLVTHPSATFIGLAQGDSMQDVGIFDGDVLIVDRHETARNGDVIVANFNGEFVCKIIDTKSRLLLSSNEQYQAVAIHDYDTFSIEGVVTRSIRCHRQSPLLAEL